The DNA segment AGACGCTTCATCGCTTGGCAAGGTCGATGAAACCAAGTTGCCAACACGAGCATCGACCGCGGCCAGCATTCGCTGTTCACTGCGCTCGACCGGAAACTGCAAAAAGATCGCAACGACCGAAAGCACCAAACCCATCGCCGTGGTATCGAAAGCGACGTACAAACCACTTTTCAGGTTATCCACTGCCGCGGTTCCGCTGCTAAAGTCAAGTCCGCCAAGCGTTTGCGTGATCCCGATCACGGTTCCCAAGAACCCCAACATCGGAATTGCCCAAACAATGATGCGTACCAAGCCCAGGGAATCGTGAGCACCGTCGGCATCGCGTCCGGCCAGTTCTCGCAAATCGTCGGCCAAGTTCTTTGAACCACGTTGGGATTGCCGCGTCAGCACTTCACGCAGTCGAATCACCAGGTGGCTATCGCGAGTTGTCTCAGGCAGACTTGCCAGTTCGCTTAACCAATTTCGGGCAACATGCCCGGCGTCGTTCTCGTCCATCCAGGCCTCCGCAGGGCTACTGGATTGACCGACATCCGCAGGCAGCAAATCCGAATCACGAATTCGATCCAGATGACCGCTCTCGGCCATCACCCCCATGGTCTTGGTGATTAAAATCGCGGCGGCAAAACAGAACAGAATGGTCGCCGCGACCGCGACCGGGTGGCCCAAAAAATAACGTTCTAGCGGGCCAGTGAAGGACTGGGTTGGCCCAAATTTCATGGCACCGATCAACAATCCGTAGAAACCCACGGACATGCCTGCGCCCAACACCGTCGCCAGCATCGAATTTCCCGCCACCGGCGCGTTGGCGATCACGGGCAGGACCGCAACCGATTTAGTTGCCGACGAAGTCAATCGTGATGATGGATCACTGGCCGGCTTGGGCTTGTTGCCAACCGGTTGAAAGCGTGCCGAGTCTTGCGATAACGCGTTGCCGTGATCAGTCAATTTTCAACCCTCGGGTCGTAGTCGTGTTTTCGGTGGGAGCGCGTCGCGGTGCTCGACGGAGCCGCCAAGGCATGCGTTGGCGGCATAGTCCCAATATCCAGATCGGCCGTTGCAACCAGACGTCTTTACCTAATCGTCAAGATTCTCCATCCGTCTTGCGGCCGCAGGCTGACGACAGGTACCAATTCGTCTGGGCGAAGCGATAGATCGTCTGAATTTTTGCTGGCGGAATCGCTGGTGGCGGCGATTCGTCGCCTGGGAGCGTCCGAACCTGTCCCTCGAACGAGATTTACCGAGAAAAAGATGGCAAATCACGGCGTCAAACTGACTTCATTGATCTTCGCGGCAGCTCTCTTGCTAGCGGCAGCCAGTGCTTCGACCGGGCAAAACCAGGTCCCTGGCACGGCCCCCGGCGCTTTCGCAAGCCCTGAAACGCCAAACATTGAAACGCCGACCGATGGCGATGTTCGAACGTTCCTATCCACCGCTAGCGGGATACCACAGATGGGCGTCGCGGGCGACATGATCGGATTTTCCAGTTCTGACGGCTCGGGAACTCAGACAATTACGCTAGTTCATACCGATAAATCATGGATGGCCGTGTATCATATCGATAGGTCCGGAAAAATCCGGCTGGTCAGCAGCCGTCCCATTGATGCTGATTTTTCACTGCAATTGAACGCTACTTCACCTCTGCCTGAAGAAATTCGTCAGATGGGTCGACGCTAATAAAAATAGCGCCGTACCGTTGGGAGAAGTTGCTGTTGCTGGCGATGCTATTATCCTAGCACCGCTTGCCTATCCACACGCACTTATCCAACTTGCCCAATCGCGGAGCCAAAAATCCGATGGCCGACTATCTGTCACTTGAGGAAGCTGCCCAAAAGCTCGGGATTTCAACCGAACGCTTGGTAGAACTTCGTAGCCAAGGCAAAGTTCGTGGTTTCCGCGATGGCTCGAGCTGGAAATTTCCGGAAAACGCCATCGAACAGCTCCAGGACGACCTAGCCGATCTGTCGTCCGGCGGCGGCAGCGGAATCTCGTTCGATGAAGGCAGTGACCTTGGCATCGGCGGCGATTCAGGCGAGTCCGGCGGCAGCGACGTCAATTTGGTCCCAAGCGAAGGCGAAGGCAGCGACGTGGCCATCGTCGCTAGCGACAGCGATCTGATGATGGAAAGCGCTGGCGGCAACCTGCTAGAAATCGATTCGGCCGATCTGCAACTCGATGGCTCGGCGATCCTGCACGATTCAGCTCAGCTGGATCTTGCAATCGAACCCAATGCAGGCAGCACCGGCCCGGTCACCGACGAAGAGCTTCGCGAAATCGCCGATTCACACCCCGACGCCCTTCGCCCCGAAGCTGGCGATAATGGAAGCGGATTGTCATTTGACGATGATGACGAAGACAGCGGTGAACTCGTCTTAGGCAGTGATGATGATGACAGCGCGATGGACGTGCTCGGCGACGCAGGAAGCGGACTCGCTTCGGCAGGCGCCAGCAGTCTTGAATTGATGAACGACCTGAACCCTTCTGACGATAACAGCAACGTTGGATCGATGGGCTCACGCGGTGTCGACGTGTTGAGCGAACTGGATCTGTTGAGTGCCGAACAATCCGGCAGCGGTCTGATTTCCGGTGACAGCGAAAACTTATTGATGTCGTCGGGACTGGGCAGCAGCATTGGTGCCGACGCATTCTCGGACAGCGATGTTTCAGGCATCGACGATGCCCTGGACGATGACGACGATCTGGTGATTGCGGATGATGACGACGATCTGGTGATCAGCAGTGCTGGCAGCGATATTTCGGTTGCCGGTGACAGCGGAATCAACTTGATGAGCCCATCGGACAGCGGCCTGTCGCTAGAAAGCGAACCGCTTGATCTGGCCGGCAGCAGCATTTCGGCACTCGACTTGGGCGCTGAGCTTTCCGACGGCAGCGGCAGCAGTGGAAGTGGCGGCGGCAGCGGGTCGATGGTCGACTTTCAAGCTGACGAAGAATTCCAATTGTCGCCATCCGGCATCGGCCTGGATGCGGACATGGAAAGTGGATCGCAGGTCATCGACGTCGAAGAATCGGGCGAAGTTGCCGAAGCGGTTGAGTTTGACGACGCCGGATTTGGCGATGCCGATCCGCTTGGCGGAGACGTTTTTGGCGCCGCTGATGGTGGCGAAGAAGCGGCGTTTGCGGTCGACGAAGAAGACGGGATGGTCGAAATCGACGAGTCATCCGCGCCGGTCGCGATGGGCGCCGTGGGAATGGGCGGCTATGAAGTGCCGTTCACGCTGCTGCAGTGCGTCACGTTGATGCTGGTTTTGTTGGTCCTGGGTCTTGGCGGCATGCTGATGACCGACTTGGTGCGAAACATGTGGACGTACACTGAAACCAGTGCACCGGTAAGCTCGCTAACCGATTCGTTGGTGGGCCTGATGGGCTGGGGTCAGTAACGGCGGACGAACGACAACCGTCGCAGTGCCGGCTTTTAGCTTACAAATCAGGCTAGCCTTAACGCGGCGATCCAAACCAACGCGTCAATTTGACGGGTACGTGAAGCTTGCGGCGTGCGTTAAGCTTGGGCGGTAGGGAAACAGAAATGAATTCCTGCTCCTGCCATGCCACTCCCGCTAAGCCACCGATGGCTGCTTCGCTTCTAGGTCGATATGTCGGCGCACCAATCGCAATTTCAATCGCTATCCGTTCGTACACTCGCATGTTGCCTGATCGCAGGTCTTACGCTCGGTTGCCAAAAGACTGAACCGATCACCACCTATCGGGTATCGAAAACGGTCCCCAGCCAGCTACTTGCCGAGCAAGACCGGATGCTGGCGGCGATGGTGCCCAGCGGTGACCAAGTCTGGTTTTTCAAAGTTACCGGCCCCGAATCGGCCGTGACATCAATCGAAAAGCCTTTTCGCAGCTTCGTCGAGAACATCAAGTTCGACGACGGATCGCCTGTCATCTCTGAACTTCCCGACGGCTGGAAAAAAGGTGGCGACAAACCGATGCGGTTCGCGTCGATAGACGTCGACACGCCCGGTAAACAACTCGACATCAGCGTCTCGCAGCTCGGGCGACTCGACGACTATGACGCGATGGTTACGATGAACGTCAACCGTTGGCGCAAACAGTTGTCGCTTGATGAATCGACGGAAAAATGGGCTGAGGGCGATGAGATCAACGTCGCCTCGGCGGATGGCAAATCCGTGTGGGTCGACATCACTGGTAAAGGTGGCGGTGGTGCACCGATGACACCGCCGTTCGCTGGTGGCAACGCACCGTTTGCCGCAGGCAGTGCCCCCTTCGCCGCAGGTAGCGCGCCGTTTGCCGGTGGCGAAACGCCCCCTGCGATGACCGCGCCGCAAGAACCTGCTGCTGATGCCGCACCAATCGAGCCGGACGAACGTATTCAGTTTGACCGCCCGGAAGGTTGGCGAGATGGCCGGATGAGTTCGATGCGGATGGCTGCATTCAACGTCGGTCCCGAAGACGCGGCAGCTGAAATCACGGTGATCCCAGCCGGTGGTGATTTGCGTGGCAACGTGGCTCGTTGGTTAGGGCAAGTTCGTGACGGTAACGCTCCCGACGACGTCGTCGACCAAATTCTCGCCGATGCAACCCAAGTCAATATCGATGGTCGACCGGGACAGCGGTACCTGTTAACCAGCGACGACTCGGCCGGTCAAGCCATTGATGCCACCATCGTGCCGCTTGATGGTGGCATGAGTCTGTTCATCAAGATGACCGGACCGGCCAAGACAGTGACAAGTGAGTCCGAAGCAATCACAGCTTTTTTGGAATCGATGAAGCTAAACCTGTAAACTTAGGTTGCAAGCTTTGATCGCAAGATTCCTGCCCCGCCTATCGAGTCACGATCTGCCCCCGCAGATCGATGCCCGCATCCTGAACCTTAACGTTCTCAAAGAGACCCAACGATGGCTACCATCGCTTCAGATGTCCAAGCTCATGATCGCACCAAGGCCGTCGACAGTTTCGGTTGGAAACTGCTGCAAACGGCTGGTTCACTCAAGCTGACGGTTTT comes from the Rubripirellula reticaptiva genome and includes:
- a CDS encoding helix-turn-helix domain-containing protein, with the protein product MADYLSLEEAAQKLGISTERLVELRSQGKVRGFRDGSSWKFPENAIEQLQDDLADLSSGGGSGISFDEGSDLGIGGDSGESGGSDVNLVPSEGEGSDVAIVASDSDLMMESAGGNLLEIDSADLQLDGSAILHDSAQLDLAIEPNAGSTGPVTDEELREIADSHPDALRPEAGDNGSGLSFDDDDEDSGELVLGSDDDDSAMDVLGDAGSGLASAGASSLELMNDLNPSDDNSNVGSMGSRGVDVLSELDLLSAEQSGSGLISGDSENLLMSSGLGSSIGADAFSDSDVSGIDDALDDDDDLVIADDDDDLVISSAGSDISVAGDSGINLMSPSDSGLSLESEPLDLAGSSISALDLGAELSDGSGSSGSGGGSGSMVDFQADEEFQLSPSGIGLDADMESGSQVIDVEESGEVAEAVEFDDAGFGDADPLGGDVFGAADGGEEAAFAVDEEDGMVEIDESSAPVAMGAVGMGGYEVPFTLLQCVTLMLVLLVLGLGGMLMTDLVRNMWTYTETSAPVSSLTDSLVGLMGWGQ
- a CDS encoding MotA/TolQ/ExbB proton channel family protein, which gives rise to MTDHGNALSQDSARFQPVGNKPKPASDPSSRLTSSATKSVAVLPVIANAPVAGNSMLATVLGAGMSVGFYGLLIGAMKFGPTQSFTGPLERYFLGHPVAVAATILFCFAAAILITKTMGVMAESGHLDRIRDSDLLPADVGQSSSPAEAWMDENDAGHVARNWLSELASLPETTRDSHLVIRLREVLTRQSQRGSKNLADDLRELAGRDADGAHDSLGLVRIIVWAIPMLGFLGTVIGITQTLGGLDFSSGTAAVDNLKSGLYVAFDTTAMGLVLSVVAIFLQFPVERSEQRMLAAVDARVGNLVSSTLPSDEASDNQTVLIAELCRGVQAAVAESLSNQATLWRSTIDSAQSQWQDVHEKNNATIADAFELTLAPALLKHAGAVADSSVIASDRLADQCGRWERSIESAQALLDQSVRQSSEQINSQTKLLNETLDDVCETLSTQQQTLAGHYASINQTHEAIGRLTEATVSLQHQMANPNNEANEAMADAMRILARAVDTLTTRMATDASSAKTTPTRRAA